Genomic segment of Streptosporangium sp. NBC_01755:
GTACTCGTCCTCGTCGATCTCACCGGCCGCGTAACGACGCCTGAGAATCTCGCGGGGGTTCTCAGGCGCAGGCTTGGAAGCCTTGGAAGCCGAGGAGGCGCGGACCATCGCGAGCACGCAGAGCACCACCACGGCGATGACGAAGAACAGCACGATGATGCGGACCATCGTCGACCTCTCAGACCTCCCCCATCGGATCTTGCGGGGGAAATGTCAATTTTACCCGGCGAGGGAGGCATCTCCCCTTCCCCGCTGGATTCCCCGCTGGATTCCCCGCGGGAAAAGGGCGGGAACATCACCGCCTCGCCGGGCCGCCGCCCGCGATCGCCTCGCATGGGAAGGCGAGAAGCCCCCTCCGCCACCGGCTGACGATCCCGGTGAAGGCCGACCACCACACGAAGATCATCTGTAGCCGATGGCGGATCCGCCCCGTGAGAGGTACGGGGTCTCGTGCCGGGTGGCGCCCGGCGGCAGCGAAGGCAGGCCCGAAGGTGCCCCGTCCTCCATCAGCCGGAGCAGGGCGCCGGTGTCGACGTTCCGCTCGATCAGGTCGCCGAGCGCGTCCAGCCGCTCCTCACGCAGGGCGGCGAACGACACTTCAGGGGCCGGGATGAAGTCGCGACCGGAGACGGCGGCCACGTCGGCGAGGAACGCCCGGCGGAAGTCGTCGTTCTCCAGGGCGCCGTGCCAGGTGGTGCCCCACACCGAGCCGTCCCGGCAGCCGTCCAGGAAGGGCTCGCCGCCGTCGGCCGTCACGACGCCGTGGTGGATCTCGTACGCCTCGACCCGGCAACCGTAGGCGGAACCCACCGGGCGGCCCAGCGTCTTGTCCTCGGCGAACTCCACGGAGGCGGGCAGCAGTCCCAGCCCCTCGACCAGGCCCGCCCCCGACTCGACGTCGTCGCGGATGGTCCTGGCGAGCATCTGGTAGCCGCCGCAGACGCCCAGCACGGCCCGTCCCGGCAGGGCCTCGGCCAGGCCGGTGGCGCGGAGCCAGGCGAGGTCGGAGACCGTGGCCCGGGAGCCGGGCAGCACCACCAGATCGGCATCGTCCAGCTCGCCCGGCGAGGTCACGTAGCGGACCGTCACCCCGGGCTCGGAGGCCAGCGCGTCCACGTCCGTGAAGTTGGAGATCCTCGGCAGCCGTACCACCGCCACCCGCAGGGTCTGCCTGCCATAGGGGGCGCGCGCGCCGAGCGCGGGCCGGTTGTCCAGGGCCAGGGAGTCCTCGACGTCCAGCCAGAGGCCGTCCAGCCAGGGCAGCACCCCGTACACCTCGCGGCCGGTCAGCTCCCTGATCATGTCCAGACCCGGTTCGAGGAGCTCGGGCGCCCCCCGGAACTTGTTGATCACGAACCCGGCGATCAACGCCTGGTCGGCGGGCTCCAGCAGCGCCACGGTCCCGTACAGCGAGGCGAAGACCCCGCCCCTGTCGATGTCGCCGACCACGACGACCGGCAGGTTCGCGGCACGGGCCAGGCCCATGTTGGCGATGTCGCCCGCGCGCAGGTTGATCTCCGCCGGGCTGCCCGCGCCCTCGCAGACCACCACGTCGTAGGAGGCCCGCAGCCGCTCCAGCGCGTCCACCGCGACCTGGCGGAGCCGCTCCTTGACGTCCCAGTACTCCATGGCGTCGACCTCGGCCATCGGCCTGCCCATCACCACGACCTGGCTGCGCCGGTCACTGCCCGGCTTGAGGAGGATCGGGTTCATGTCCGCACTGGGTTCCAGCCCGCATGCGGCGGCCTGCATCGCCTGTGCCCGGCCGATCTCGGCGCCGTCGGCGGTGACGAAGGAGTTCAGCGACATGTTCTGCGCCTTGTACGGCGCGACCCGTACCCCCTGGCGGGCCAGCCAGCGGCAGATCCCGGCGGTGACGACGCTCTTGCCCGCGTCGGAGGTGGTCCCGGCGACCAGCAGCGCCCCCTTCACCCTTTCCTCCCGCACGATCCGCGCACGGCGGCCAGCACGGCGAGCCCCGCCGCGGCCAGGCCGACCGCCCGCGCCAGCCGTACGGCCCTGCGGATGTCGGCGACCGAGGGCTCGGGCCCGTCGCCCATCTCGGGCCGGTGCTCCACCCTGGTGCCGTACAGGTTCACCCCGCCGAGCGTACGGTCCAGCGCGCCCGCGAAGGCCGCCTCGCAGCGGCCCGCGTTGGGGCTGGGGTGGCGGTGGCCGTCCCTGCGCAGCACCCTCGCCGCCCGCCGCGTCGAACCACCCGCCACAGGGGCGCCGAGCACGGCGAGCAGCCCGGTGATCCTGGCCGGTACGAAGTTGGCGACGTCGTCGAGCCGGGCCGCGGCCCAGCCGAAGCGCTCGTAACGCGCGTTGCGGTGGCCGACCATTGCGTCCAGCGTGTTGACCGCCCGGTAGGCGAGCAGGCCTGGTACCCCGGCCACCGCCCCCCAGAACAGCGGTGCCACGACCGCGTCGGAGGTGTTCTCCGCGATCGACTCGACGGTGGCCCTCGCGAGCCCGGGTGCCTCCAGCACGGCAGGATCCCGCCCGCACAGATGAGACAGCCTCTCCCGGGCCCCGTCCAGGTCGCCGTCCTCCAGGAGTGCGGCCATCGCCGCACCCTCGCGGCCCAGCGTGGTGCCGCCGAGGACCGCCCAGGTCGCCGCCGCGGTCAGCGCGGCCCGCACCATCGGGTCGCGCGGCCTGGTCGCGGCATGGCCGAGCAACGCCACCGGGACGACGCACAGGGCGACGTGCAGAACGCCCCTGGCCCGGCCGTCGCCGTACACCCGTCTCTCCACCTCGGCGGCGGCGGTGCCGAACAGCGCGACCGGGTGCCCGCGCCGGGGATCGGCGAGCACGGCGTCGATCAGGACCCCGGCGAGCATCCCCACCCCTTCGGCTACCCCAGGTCCCCTTAGTCCCACTTTGGCAATTAGTCGACTAAATGAGATGTTCATGGAGTTCATCTTGGTGGGTCTCCAGCCACACCCGGGCCCGCCGGATGCGCACCCCCACCCCACCGGCCCACATCCGGACCCACCCACCGCTCCCGCCCTCGGCCCTGGCACGCATCACCTGGTACGAGCGGTCGAAGCGGAGCCGGGCCAGATCCAGCAGCCGGCGCCGATCGCGAGGCGCCAGCCCGTACGCGTCGCAGAACAGGCGGAGCCGGGGCCCGACCTCAAGGCGACGCTGGAGCGGCTCCAGATCGATGGGGTCGGCGATCGGCGCCCAGTGCCGCAGCGTGGTCACCACGTCGAAGAGCCGGGTCGTCGGCCGGGCCATGTCGAAGTCGATCAGCGCGACCGGCAGCCCGTCACGGAAGATCACGTTGTCCAGATTGACGTCGCAGTGCCCGATCAGCCTCGGGGCCTCGTCGTCGTTGGACCCGGTCTCCCAGACGGCTTCCCTCGGCGGGACGAACCCCTCGGCGGCGTCGTGGAAACCGCGCAGCAGCCGCGCCAGCGCGGCCAGCGACTCCCCACTGAGCGCGTACCCGGGCAGCGGCCTGGCCGCGGAGCCGCCCTCGACATAGCTCAGCACCTCCCGGCCCCGCTCGTCCACGCCCAGCGCCCGGGGCGCACCCTCGAACCCGTAACGCTCCAGGTGCCGCAGGAGCGCGTGCACCGAAGCCGTGGAGGCCCGGCTGGGCCGGCGGA
This window contains:
- a CDS encoding SHOCT domain-containing protein; translation: MVRIIVLFFVIAVVVLCVLAMVRASSASKASKPAPENPREILRRRYAAGEIDEDEYLRRMSGLSQEW
- a CDS encoding cobyric acid synthase, translated to MKGALLVAGTTSDAGKSVVTAGICRWLARQGVRVAPYKAQNMSLNSFVTADGAEIGRAQAMQAAACGLEPSADMNPILLKPGSDRRSQVVVMGRPMAEVDAMEYWDVKERLRQVAVDALERLRASYDVVVCEGAGSPAEINLRAGDIANMGLARAANLPVVVVGDIDRGGVFASLYGTVALLEPADQALIAGFVINKFRGAPELLEPGLDMIRELTGREVYGVLPWLDGLWLDVEDSLALDNRPALGARAPYGRQTLRVAVVRLPRISNFTDVDALASEPGVTVRYVTSPGELDDADLVVLPGSRATVSDLAWLRATGLAEALPGRAVLGVCGGYQMLARTIRDDVESGAGLVEGLGLLPASVEFAEDKTLGRPVGSAYGCRVEAYEIHHGVVTADGGEPFLDGCRDGSVWGTTWHGALENDDFRRAFLADVAAVSGRDFIPAPEVSFAALREERLDALGDLIERNVDTGALLRLMEDGAPSGLPSLPPGATRHETPYLSRGGSAIGYR
- a CDS encoding cobalamin biosynthesis protein, yielding MLAGVLIDAVLADPRRGHPVALFGTAAAEVERRVYGDGRARGVLHVALCVVPVALLGHAATRPRDPMVRAALTAAATWAVLGGTTLGREGAAMAALLEDGDLDGARERLSHLCGRDPAVLEAPGLARATVESIAENTSDAVVAPLFWGAVAGVPGLLAYRAVNTLDAMVGHRNARYERFGWAAARLDDVANFVPARITGLLAVLGAPVAGGSTRRAARVLRRDGHRHPSPNAGRCEAAFAGALDRTLGGVNLYGTRVEHRPEMGDGPEPSVADIRRAVRLARAVGLAAAGLAVLAAVRGSCGRKG
- a CDS encoding phosphotransferase enzyme family protein; protein product: MFAVTTQQEIPLLGGDVTDGVVRVGDTVRRPSRASTASVHALLRHLERYGFEGAPRALGVDERGREVLSYVEGGSAARPLPGYALSGESLAALARLLRGFHDAAEGFVPPREAVWETGSNDDEAPRLIGHCDVNLDNVIFRDGLPVALIDFDMARPTTRLFDVVTTLRHWAPIADPIDLEPLQRRLEVGPRLRLFCDAYGLAPRDRRRLLDLARLRFDRSYQVMRARAEGGSGGWVRMWAGGVGVRIRRARVWLETHQDELHEHLI